A genome region from Betaproteobacteria bacterium includes the following:
- a CDS encoding M81 family peptidase, which yields MRIAIGGFQHETNTFAPSKATFEEFMRGGGWPPLLQGPDLFDGVAGINLPIAGFIEAVKATSHQLIPTAWAAASPSAHVTEDAFERIAAIIIERLQGAGAVDAVYLDLHGAMVAEHMQDGEGELLARVRAVVGDKTPVVASLDLHANVTRKMLRLADVLIAYRTYPHTDMAETGARAAHYLMRLLDGMARPALASRRVPFLIPLQAQSTMLEPTKSIYAELAKMEGKGIVSLSFTPGFPAADFPECGPRVFVYGENHSRAQESADTLLRLVEEREAAFDSIVYSPEDGVRRAIAIASNATRPVVIADTQDNPGAGGDSDTMGMLRALVGANAQNAAIGLIVDHAAAQAAHAAGPGNSIEIALGGKSGIPGDAPLPARFEVEQLSDGKLTCTGPFYRGARMNLGPCARLRLGGVQIVVASSKVQLADQQMYRFIGIEPARQAILVNKSSVHFRADFAPIAHEILVCKAPGPMLADPSEYPWRNLREGIRLKPQGKAFAR from the coding sequence ATGCGAATCGCCATCGGGGGTTTTCAGCACGAAACCAACACCTTCGCTCCCAGTAAAGCCACCTTCGAGGAGTTCATGCGCGGAGGAGGCTGGCCGCCGTTGCTCCAAGGCCCGGACCTATTCGACGGCGTGGCTGGTATCAATTTGCCCATCGCCGGATTCATCGAGGCGGTGAAAGCCACGTCCCACCAACTCATTCCCACCGCGTGGGCCGCCGCCAGCCCGTCCGCCCATGTCACCGAGGATGCCTTCGAGCGCATCGCTGCCATCATCATCGAAAGACTCCAGGGCGCCGGCGCCGTGGACGCCGTCTACCTGGACCTTCACGGCGCGATGGTGGCGGAGCATATGCAAGATGGCGAAGGCGAACTCCTGGCGCGCGTGCGCGCGGTCGTGGGCGACAAAACACCCGTCGTCGCAAGCTTGGATCTGCACGCGAACGTCACGCGCAAGATGCTTCGCCTGGCCGATGTGCTCATCGCCTATCGCACCTATCCGCACACCGACATGGCGGAAACGGGCGCGCGCGCCGCGCACTATCTCATGCGCCTCCTGGATGGCATGGCACGTCCCGCCCTCGCCAGCCGCCGCGTGCCGTTTCTGATCCCGCTGCAAGCGCAGTCCACCATGCTCGAACCCACGAAGTCCATCTACGCCGAACTCGCCAAGATGGAGGGCAAGGGAATCGTATCGCTCTCTTTCACGCCCGGATTTCCCGCCGCCGACTTTCCCGAATGCGGCCCGCGCGTATTTGTCTACGGGGAGAACCATTCGCGCGCGCAAGAATCCGCGGACACTTTGCTGCGCTTGGTGGAAGAAAGAGAGGCCGCTTTCGATAGCATCGTCTATTCGCCGGAGGACGGAGTCCGGCGGGCAATCGCCATCGCCTCCAATGCCACAAGGCCCGTCGTCATCGCCGATACGCAAGACAATCCTGGCGCTGGGGGCGACTCCGACACCATGGGGATGCTGCGGGCGCTGGTGGGCGCCAACGCACAAAACGCCGCGATCGGATTGATCGTGGATCACGCTGCCGCGCAAGCCGCCCACGCCGCGGGCCCAGGAAACTCCATCGAGATCGCGCTCGGGGGCAAATCCGGTATTCCCGGTGATGCGCCTTTGCCGGCGCGTTTTGAGGTAGAGCAATTGTCCGATGGCAAACTCACCTGCACCGGCCCCTTCTACCGAGGCGCGCGCATGAACCTAGGGCCTTGCGCGCGGCTGCGCCTTGGCGGCGTGCAGATCGTCGTGGCGTCGAGCAAGGTTCAACTGGCGGACCAGCAGATGTACCGCTTCATCGGCATCGAACCCGCGCGGCAGGCTATCCTCGTGAATAAGAGTTCGGTGCATTTCCGCGCCGACTTCGCCCCCATCGCCCATGAAATCCTGGTGTGCAAAGCCCCTGGCCCCATGCTGGCCGACCCCAGCGAGTATCCTTGGCGCAATCTGCGCGAAGGTATCAGGCTCAAGCCGCAAGGAAAGGCCTTCGCGCGCTGA